One Turneriella parva DSM 21527 genomic region harbors:
- a CDS encoding flagellin: MQINHNLPAMQVNRQLHRVYNRFEKSIEKLSTGERINRAGDDATNLAVSEKMRTQIRGLKQAEHNAMNGLSFIQTAEGNMGQVNDILQRIRELSVQSANGIYSDSDRQQIQVEVSQLIDEVDRIGTSAEFNRMKLLTGRYARGSKLGSIFFHVGPNKDQRIQAFIKTMNGRAFGFYEGNGAKSAKKPLATVFQANQMIGTVDNALDNLNRQRADLGAYYNRIETTVQALRTGHENMVAAESRIRDTDMAEELLEFTKNQVQLQSGTAMLAHTNLSAQLVVSLIEHGR, encoded by the coding sequence TCGATTGAGAAATTGTCAACCGGCGAACGCATCAACCGCGCGGGTGATGACGCGACAAATCTTGCCGTGTCAGAAAAAATGCGAACGCAGATAAGGGGCTTGAAACAGGCCGAGCACAATGCAATGAACGGACTTTCGTTCATTCAGACTGCCGAAGGCAACATGGGTCAGGTCAACGATATTCTGCAGCGCATTCGCGAGCTTTCGGTGCAGTCGGCGAACGGAATTTATTCCGATTCTGACCGGCAGCAGATTCAGGTTGAGGTATCGCAGCTGATCGACGAAGTCGATCGCATCGGTACATCGGCCGAATTCAACCGCATGAAGCTTCTGACCGGCAGGTATGCCCGCGGGTCTAAGCTTGGCTCGATTTTCTTTCACGTCGGCCCGAACAAAGACCAGCGCATTCAGGCGTTCATTAAAACAATGAACGGCCGTGCGTTCGGCTTTTACGAAGGCAACGGTGCGAAATCGGCCAAGAAACCTCTCGCGACGGTGTTTCAGGCGAACCAGATGATCGGGACAGTAGATAATGCCCTCGATAATCTCAATCGCCAGCGGGCGGATTTAGGTGCGTACTACAACCGTATTGAAACCACGGTGCAGGCGCTGAGAACAGGTCATGAAAACATGGTCGCGGCCGAAAGCCGTATCCGTGACACCGACATGGCCGAAGAACTGCTGGAGTTCACAAAAAACCAGGTGCAATTGCAGAGTGGTACGGCGATGTTGGCTCACACCAACTTATCCGCTCAGCTTGTTGTTTCGTTAATCGAACACGGCAGGTA